The Myxococcus virescens genomic sequence CGCGTAGCCCTTCATGTTGAGGATGGCGTCGATACCCACCGTGTGCGTGTCCGTGCCCGTGCAGGCGCCGAACACCACGATGCGCCGCTTCACCTTCTCCTTGATGAAGGCGTTGAGGTCATCGAAGGACATCTTCTTCACGACGACTTCGGGCACGTCGATTTCGGCGTAGTCCAGCGCGACGGACGACCGGGCGTAGACGATGAAGAAGGTGTACGTGTCCGCGGCGCGCTCGGCGGCGGCCACCTTCACGTCAGTGAAGCCCATCTTCTTCGTGAAGACGGCGGCGGCCTCCTTGGCCTTCTCGGACAACGGCACCGGCAGGGTGAACGACAGCTGCACCACGCCGTCGTCCCGCCGGTCGCCGTAGGGACGGATGATCTGCTTGCTCGGCTTTACCATCGGCTCACTTCCCTCCGGCCCGCTGAATCTTGACGCTGGAGCCCACCTTCTGGGCCAGCGGCGCGAACCGCTCCTTCTTCGTCTGCTCCAGGTAGAAGACGACCGACCACGTCGTCTTTCCGTCGCAGCCCACATACGTCACGGAGTCCACCGCGCCACTGCCATCCGGCGCCACGTCCGTCTCCTGACGCTTCGCCGCTGGCTGGGCGCCCACCTTCAGACGCTCCCAGCCCTTGCCGCCAATGGACGCGACAATCTTGTCCACGCACGTCTGGGCCTTCATGCCCGCCGTCTGCACGGCGCCCACGTCCACCAGGAAGTAGGCGTCCCCGCTGGGCGCCTGGAACTTGCTCGTCCCATCCTCCTCGGTGCGGTTCCACGAGGCGGGAACCTGGATGGACACGTTCTTCACCTGGACCTGCGCCAGCGCATCCGCGGAGCCGCCCGCGGAGAGAACCATGGCAAGGATTGAACCGAGCATCACTGCGCCTCCAGGAGTTCCAGGAACGGGTTGAAATAGTCCGGCGCCTTCTCCAGCACGCCGTCGAGGCCCTTGCCGCCGGTCTCCTCACGCTTCACGTCACCGAAGTGGCCCCGGCCGATGGCGGTCACCATGCCCTCGTCGCGGCACTCCTGGAGCAGCTGCTCCGCCCGGGCGAACACCTCGCGCGCGCGGTTGGCGATCTTGCCGTCCTCGCGGACGGTGAACTCCTCGTCGATGCCTCGCGCCGCGCGGTGGATGTAGGCCGCGGACTTGAGCGCCACGTAGCGGTCCGCCAGGAGCGGCGTGTGCATGGCCTCCGTCATCATGCCCAGCAACTGGATGCCCTGCCGTGTCCACATGGCCACCAGGTTCGCCATCACGTCGTACGTGTGGCTGAAGAAGATGTCCGTCTCCTTGTGCTTGGTGGGCGGCATGTACTTCAACGGCGCGTCCGGGAAGCAGCGGCGCACCAGCATGGCCTGGGACAGCTCGAGCAGCAGCGTGTCCTCGCGGTACGGATCGATTTCGTACGCGTGGCCGATGCCCAGCTGCCAGTCCTTGAGGCCCGCGCGCTTGGCGAAGCACTCGTTGATGAACTGGCTGGCGATGACGGTGTGGGCCGCGTCGTACGCGTCCGCGGTGGTGATGTAGTTGTCCTCGCCGGTGTTGATGATGATGCCGGCCAGGGCGCAGATGCGGCGGCTGAAGTACTGGTCGATGAACGTGCGCCGCATGTTGATGTCACGGAAGAGGATTCCGTACATCGCGTCGTTGAGCAGCATGTCCAGCTTCTCGTAGGCCGCGCAGAAGGCGATCTCCGACATGCAGAGGCCGGACGAGTAGTTGGTCAGCTGGATGTAGCGCTTGAGCTTGCGGCTCTCGTCGTCCAGGGCCTCGCGCATGATGCGGAAGTTCTCCTGGGTGGCGTAGGTGCCGCCGTAGCCCTCCGTCGTCGCGCCGTGGGGCACGTAGTCCAGCAGCGACTGCGCCGTGGACCGGATGACGGCGATGACGTCCGCGCCCGCCTGGGCCGCCGCGCGCGCCTGGTCCACGTCGTCATAGATGTTGCCCGTGGCCACGATGACGTACTTGTGCGGCGCCGGGGGCATGGGGAACTGCTTGCGGAGCTCTTCGCGCTGGGCGATGCGGGCCTTCAGGTCATCGAGCGCGGCGCGGGCTTCCGCGCGCACCTCCTCGCGGAGGTTGTGCTCCTGCTCGGGCGACAAGGGGGCCAGCTTCTCCGTGGGGAGCGCCGTCAGCCGCTCCACGGCCTCCAGCGGGCTCTTCGCGCCCAGTTGCAGCGCGCGGCCGTACCAGTAGGCGGCGCCCTTGTTGAGCACCCCGGCGGCCTTCAGCTTGTCCACCATCAGGTTGGCGAGCGGCACGCCCCGCGCGCCAGCTCCAGAGAGGCCGAAGAAGCGCAACACAGTGCGCTCGGTCGAAACAGTGGTGTTACGGCGGATGAGGTCGAAGATCGGGTTGACGATTTCGTCCGCCAGCTTGCGCGCATTTGCAATCCGCGCGTCTTCAATGAACGGGCCTGGCATGGACGCACCTTACCCGCCCGAACGCCAGCGGGTAGCGCCGATGCGCACCTGTATCACGTTGCTGCACTGCATTATCGGTTCCGAGGTCAAAGCACCGAAGGGCCGGTGGCCGCCCCCACCGACAGAGCGGTGACGCCACCGCCCTTTCGGTGACTGCTCTTGAACTCAACAGATAACCCACTGGAATCATTCAGAATCGAGCGGTGGCATGCCCCCTGCTCAGGACGGGACTGCCTTACCCCCTGAGACAAGGAGAGTCCCTTGCAAACCCGCTCCCTGCTTCTGACCGCCATTCTCTTTGGCGGTTCGGCCGCCGTCGCCGCGACGCCCCCTCCCCTGACGACGGACACCGGCTCCCCCGTGGGGACCAACCAGAACTCCAAGACGGCCGGCCCGCGTGGCGGCGTCCTCTTGGAGGACTTCCACCTCATCGAAAAGCTGGCGCGCTTTGACCGTGAGCGAATCCCCGAGCGCGTGGTCCACGCCCGCGGCACCGGCGCCTACGGCACCTTCGAGAGCTACGGCGACTTCTCCAAGCTGACGCGCGCGTCCCTCTTCTCCGCCAAGGGCAAGAAGACGCCGATGTTCGTGCGCTTCTCCACGGTCATCCATCCGACGGGCTCGCCGGAGACGCTGCGCGATCCTCGCGGCTTCGCGCTCAAGTTCTACACGGACGAGGGCAACTGGGACCTGGTGGGCAACAACCTGCCCGTCTTCTTCATCCGCGACGCCATCAAGTTCCCGGACATGGTGCACTCGCTGAAGCCGTCGCCCATCACGAACAAGCAGGACCCGAACCGCTCCTTCGACTTCTTCTCGCACCTGCCCGAGTCGACGCACATGCTCACGCAGGTGTACTCGGACATCGGCATCCCGGCGAACTACCGCCAGATGAACGGGCACGGCGTGCACGCCTTCAAGTTCGTCAACGCGAAGGGCGAATACAAGTACGTGAAGTTCAACTGGAGCTCGCAGCAGGGCGTGAAGAGCCTCACCGCCGAGGACGCCGCCCGTGTCATCTCCGAGGACCACCAGCACGCCACCACGGACCTCTACGCCACCATTGGCGCGGGCAAGTTCCCCTCGTGGGAGCTGAGCGTGCAGGTGCTGGACCCCAAGGAGTTGGACAAGTTCAGCTTCGACCCGCTCGACGCGACGAAGATCTGGCCCGAGGCACAGGTGCCGTCCATCAAGCTGGGCAAGTTCACGCTCAACAAGATGCCGGACAACTTCTTCGAGGAGACCGAGCAGGCGGCCTTCTCCCCTGGCGTGCAGCCGCCGGGCATCGAGCCCTCCGAGGACCGCCTCCTGCAGGGCCGCCTGTTCTCCTACGCCGACACCCAGCGCTACCGCCTTGGCGCCAACTACCAGTCGCTGCCCATCAACCGGGCCCGCGCGACGGTGAGCAACAACAACGAGGCGGGCAGCATGAACTTCGCCAACACGAAGTCGGACGTGAACTACGAGCCCAGCGTCAGCCGTGAGACGCAGGACGCGCCCCCGTACCTCTTCTCCAACGCGCCGCTCAGCGGCACCACGCAGCAGCGCGGCATCGAGAAGACGGACCCCTTCGCACAGGCCGGCGCCTTCTATCTGGCGCTCGACGCCGGCGGGAAGGACCGCCTCATCAAGAACCTGGCCGCGGACCTGAACAAGGTGCGTGATGCCAGGGTGAAGGCGCGCATGGTGGGTCACTTCTTCATGGCCAACCCTGACTACGGCACCCGCCTTGCCAAGGCGGTCAACGTGAAGCTGGACGACGCCAAGGCCGCCGTGGCCACGCTCGCCGCCCGCTGATTCGTTCCTCTCCGGGCCCTGGCATGGCTGTCTCCGCCAGTGTTCGGCGCTTCCCGCCAATCCCCCTGGGCGAAGGCCGGGATGTGGTGGCGCCCGGCGACTCCCCCCTCTCGCCGCCCGTCGCATCCCGGTCTTCCCTCAGCGGGAGCAGGCCCCCTCTCTTCTGGAGTCCGTCATGATTCGCAAGCTGCTACTGGGAACGCTGGGCCTGTTGATGCTGGGGGCCGGCGTGTTGACGGCCGCGTGGATGTCCCTGCGCGCCACGCCTGCGCCGCAAGGGCGTCTGCTGGCCACGAGCGAGGCGGAGCGCTACCTGCTGGCCGCCGCCCGTGCCGGAGAGACGGACATCGTCGCCGGGCTCGTCCAGGCGGGTACGCCAGTGGAGGCGCGGGATGCTCGCGGCTTCTCGCCGCTCATCCTCGCCGCGTACCACGGGCATGAGGACACGGTGCGCGCCCTGCTCTCCGCCGGCGCGGATGCGTGCGCGGGTGACAACAACGGCAACACCGCGCTCATGGGCGCGGCCTTCAAGGGCTACGCGGACATCGTCGGACTGCTCAATCAGCAGCCCTGCGCGGTGGACCAGAGCAACCGCTTCGGCCAGACGGCGCTGATGTTCGCGTCCCTGTTCGGCCGCGAGGAGGTGGTAGACCAACTCCGGCAGCAGGGGGCCTCCCCTGACGTGCGCGATGGCAGCGGCCGCAGCGCCCAGGACTGGGCACGCACGCAGGAGCCCAGCGCGCCCGTGCCCCAGGCGCCCACCGCGCCGGAGACATCCGCCTCGGCGCGATGACACGGAGGCGCTGCCCCGCCCGGGATGAGGCAAGGTGGCCCCATCCCGGTGACGACGCCGCTGGGCATCGGGGCAGACGGCTCGGCTGCTAGATGTATCGCGTGCCGAAGAGCTGGAGCAGCTGCGGCTCGGTGCGCAGCAGGTCCAGCGTCAGCGCGGCGTGGCCGGGCACGTACCCGTTGCCCACCACCATGGTGACGTCCTTGCCCACGCCCTCGGCGCCCAGGGCCGCCGCGGTGAAGCTGGTGGCCATGGAGAAGAAGATGGCCGTGCCGCCGTCCTTCACCGACAGGATGGTGGCCATCTCCGTGTTGCCCACGCTGGCGCAGTTGACCACCAGGTCGCAGAGCTGACCGTCCGTCGCCTTGCTCACCGTCTCCATGACGTCCACGCCCTGCGTCGCGTCCACCTTCAGGGCCACGTCACACAGGCCAATGCCGGACAGCAGGTCCAGCGCGCCCTGCGACACGTCGAGCGCGAGCAGCTTGCCCCGGCTCTCCAGGTTGCGCCGCGCCTGCGCCAGACACAGCGCCCCGCTCTTGCCCGCGCCCAGCACCGCCACCGTCATGCCCGGCCGCACGTGCCGGGCCACCAGCGCGGGCGCGCCACACACGTCCAGCGCCGCGAGCGCCAACGTGTCCGGCATGTCCGTGGGCAGCTTCGCGTAGATGCCGCTGGCGAACAGGATCGCGTGTCCGCGGATGTCCACGCGGTCGATGTCCGCGTGCACCGCCTTCACCTCTTCGATGACCAGCGGCGTCAGCGTCAGGCTCACCAGCGTGGCGATGCGGTCGCCCACCTTGAGCAGCTCGCGCGCGGGGTGCCTGGCGCCCAGCTCCTTCACGCGGCCAATCAACATGCCGCCCGAGCCCGTCACGGGGTTCTGCATCTTCCCCCGCTCACGGACGATTTCCTGGATGCGCTCGCCAATGCGCTTCGCGTCGCCGCCCACCTCGCCCTTGATCTGCTTGAAGGACGCGGCGTCGATGTTGAGGCTCTCCACGTCGATGAGCAGCTCGGACTCGCGGCACGGCAGCGAAGGATCCAACTGCTTCGCGCGCTGGGGCAGCACGCCCTTCTCGCCAACGACGCGAGACAGCCCGTAGAGGTCGATGCTCATGTTCCCGTCTCCCTGAAGGTTGTCGGGCGCCCGGCCCCGCCACGGCGGGGCGCACCCAGGGAGGCGTCTACCCGCTCGGGCGGGGAAAAGGCCAGCGCCACGTCACGCGCGGTGGGCCGAGGCGTCCCCCAGCGGGCATCCCGACCACCGCGCGACAGGCCCTGGCCCCGTGCGTCAGTCCTGCGCCAGGTTCGGCACCAGGACTGACAGCGAGCGCGCGAAGCGGTACGACACACCGGAGTGGCCGTCCTCGAACTCCTCGTGGACGCGCTCCACGCCCGCGTTCTTGAAGTCCTCCGCGAGCATCCGTGTGCCCCAGCGGATGTTGAACTCGTCACGCGTCCCACAGTCCAGGTACACCGTCTTCAGCTTCCGGAACGCGTCCATGAACTTGGGCACGAAGCGCACCGGGTCGTGCACCAGCCACCGGTTCCACACGTCGAGCCGCAGCCGGCCCGTGTTCGCGTCGAAGGGCAGCTCCACGTTGAGCGGCTCGCCCTTCTTCGGAGAATACGCGGCGGCCATCGCCAGGACGTTCACCACTGGGAAGTCGTCCCCGCGCATCTTCGTCTCACTCACGCGCGCCCGGAACTCGGCATGCCACGCCTCCACGCCGCCGGCCTTCAGCAACGCCGCCGCGGCCTTCGGGAGGTCCGGCAGGTAGCAGTATTCAAAGTAGGAATCCGCCGCGTGCGCGCCCACGTGGGAGAACAGTTCCGGGTGGTAGCGGCCCATCACCAGCGCGCCGTAGCCACCGGAGCTGTGCCCCACCACGGCGCGCGAGGCCGCCTTCGGCAGGGTGCGGTAGGTGCGGTCCACGAAGCCCACCACGTCCTTGGTCAGGTAGTCGCGATACCGGCCAATGGCGTCGCTGTTCACCCACTGGCTGCCACCCAGCGACGTCCAGGCATCCGGGAAGACGCCGATGACGGGCGGAATCGCGCCCGACTCGACGAGCGCGTCCAGGCGCTGGGGGACGGTGGGCGCGAAGCCCGACGCGTTCGTCCACGAACCGCCGCTGTTGCCGAAGGCATGCAGGAAGTAGACGACGGGGTAGCGTCTCTCATCCGCGCCGTAGCCTGGCGGGAGGTACACGGTGAGCTTGCGGCGAGCCGGGTCCCCCAGCGGGTTCGACTCCAGCGCGGGCGACAGCAGCTCACTCGACTCCAGCAATCCATTCATCCGTGCATTCCCTTCATCGGGCCCGCGGCTACGCGCGCGAACCGGGTTGCTTCCCCAGCACCTTCATCACCGCCTGGAGGTCCTCCCATGCCTTGCGCTTCTCCGCCGGGCTGCGAAGGAGGTACGCCGGGTGGAAGGTGGGCATCAGCTGGATGCCCTCGTAGGTGCGCCAGTTGCCACGCAGGCGGGTGATGGGCGTGCTGTCCCGCAGCAGCGTCTGCGCCGCGAACTTGCCCAGCGCCACCACCACCTTGGGCTGGATGGCGGCCAACTGCGCGCGCAGGAAAGGCTCGCAGGCGGCAACCTCCTCCGGCTCCGGATTGCGGTTCCCCGGTGGCCGGCACTTCACGACGTTGCAGATGTAGACGTCGTCGCGGCGGTAGCCCATCGCGCCAATCATCTTCGTCAGCAGGTCGCCGGCCGCGCCGACGAAGGGCACGCCCTGCAGGTCCTCATTCTCCCCGGGGCCCTCGCCCACGAACACCAGCTCCGCGCGGGGGTTGCCCGAGCCGAACACGAGGTTCTTGCGCGTCGAGCACAGCTTGCAGCGCTGGCAGTCGCCCAGCTCCCGGCGAATCTCGTCCAACGTCGGCCGCTCGCCGTTCGCCGCGCCATGCAGCGCCCCAGCGGGCCGCGGCGTGGGCGGCGGCGCATCCACACGCATTCCCGCGACCGGCGACCGCGGCGCCGGAGGCTGGCCCTCAGCGGCGCCGAGAGCCATGCCCCCCGGACGCATGGGAGGCGTGGACGGGGGCGGCACCCGCGCTGGCGCTGCGGCACCGACTCCCAGCGGCCCCGCTGCACCCGCAGGAGTCGCCGGGCTCGGCCGCTCCGTGCCGATGGAACGGTGCTCCGGTGCCGGGCTCGCCAGCGGCGGCCGGGGCAGCGGTGCCTCGGGGCGAGCAGGAGGCGCGGCGTCCACGGCCCCCTGTGTCCGGGCGAAGCGCGCGCGCAAGGAGGGAGCCGAGCGCTGGAGCTCGAGCGCCGCCTTTGCGTCAATCATCAGCACCCGGCCAGCGGCCTCCTCCTGCCAGAGGAGGTGGCGGCGCACATCGTCCAGCAGGGCGCTCAGGTCCTGCGAGGCCTCGGGCGTGTCATCAATCACGGTCCTGGATCGGTACCGGACGTGGCGCCCATGCGCAAGGAAGCGGACGCCCAAGCCGGCTGTTCGCCTCCCGCCAGAGCAGTTCCAGGCTCACGCCTGGAGTCCTACCCCGCCCTGCCCCCAGTCATCCGCCCTGGGGGCACCCCGGGCCCACGCTATCTTGCGCCCCGAACCCGGTGTCACGCAGCGAGGAGCCGCCATGGAGCACCCGAACCCGGATTACCGCCAGGACACGGAGGACCTGTTCACATCGGCCGCCTTCGTCATGGACCTGGGCATCCAGCCCGTGGACATCCGCCCCGGCGAGGTGGAAGCCCGGCTGGTGGTGCAGCCCCGGCACCTGCAGCAGGACGGCGTCATCCACGCGGGCGTCCAGGCCACGCTGGCGGACCATACGGCGGGCGCGGCGGCCTTCTCCGTCGTGCGAAAGGGCCAGCGAGTGTTGTCCACCAGCTTCACCGTCCACCTGCTCCAGACGGCGTCCGGTGAGGAATTGCGGTGCAAGGCCCGGGTGCTGCGCGCCGGCCGCCGGCTCATCGTCACGGAATCCGAGGTCCACGCCGTCTCCGGCGGCACGCCCCGGCTCGTGTCGAAGACCACCGTCACCCTCGCGGTGATGGAGCCCCGCTAGGACGGTGACACGAGCAGCAATTCGATGAGGGCCTGCGCCACCTCGTACTTGCTGCCCTGGAGTTCATGCTGCGCGCCCGAACGCGTGAGCACCGTCACCCGGTTGGTGTCCGTTCCAAAGCCCGCGCCAGGGGCCGTCACGTCGTTGGCGACAATCGCGTCCAGCCCCTTGCGCTCCAGTTTTTCGCGCGCGTGCGCCACCACGCGCTCCGTTTCCGCCGCGAAGCCCACCAGCACCGGCCGCTTTGGCTGTCCCGCCACCTTGCGGGAGGCCTCCGCGAGCACGTCGGGCGTGCGCACGAGCGTCAGCGCCTCGGGCGACGTCGAAGCGCCCTTCTTCACCTTCTGCGGCGCGCGCGTCTCCGGACGCCAGTCACTGACCGCCGCCGTGGCGATGAACGCATCCACGGTGCCCACCCGTGAGAGCACCTCGCGCGCCATGTCCTCCGCGCTCACCACGTCCACGACGTCCAAGCCGCCGCGCTCCACGGTGCCCACGGGACCGAGCACCACCGTCACCTCGGCGCCCTGGGTCCGGGCCGCGTGCGCGAGCGCCATGCCCATCTTCCCCGTGGAGGGATTGGAGATGAACCGCACCGGGTCCAGGAACTCGCGCGTGGGGCCCGCCGTCAGCAGGACCCGCTTCCCCGCCAGTGGGCCAGCGCCGAAACGCGCCGCGACCGCCTGGACGATGGCGGGAACGTCCGCCAGTCGCCCCTCCCCCACGTCACCACAGGCCAGCATCCCCGCGCCTGGGCCCACGCGCGAGAAGCGCGGATAGGCCAGCAGGGCCGCCAGGTTCTCCTGCGTCAGGGGGTTGTCCCACATGGCCACGTTCATCGCCGGCGCCAGCACCACCGGCCCCCGGAAGGCGAGCAGCGACGTCGTCACGGCGTCGTTCCCCATGCCCGCGCGGATGCGCGCCAGCAGGTCCGCGGTGGCTGGCGCCACGACGAACGCCTCGGCCCAGCGCGCAAGGTCCAGGTGGCCGAAGTTCCCCTCCTGGGCAGGGTCGAAATAGTCCGTGAGCACAGGGTGCCCGCTGAGCGCCTGGAAGGTGAGCGGGGTGACGAACTGGCGCGAGGACTCCGTCATGGCCACCCGCACCTCGGCGCCTGCACGCGACAGCTCCCGCACCAGCTCGCAGGCCTTGTACGCCGCGATGCCGCCACCCACGCCAACGACCACCCGGCGGCCTTTCAGAGTCGTCACGTCCATGCGGCTTCCTAATGCGCGGGGAGGCGGGCTCGCAACCGTCCCGGCAGGGCCTCAGTGGGCCATCATCACGACGTCACTGGCCGAAGGCACATCCACGACGCGGACCTCCGGTCCGCCGGGGGTCTCCACGTGGAAGTTGCCCCACACCAGCGTGTACCGCCCGGGCCGCAGGCCGCTCAGGCGGACCTGCTCCGACCGGGGCTGGTACACGACCTGCGCCCAGCGCGAGCGCATCAACGCCACCGCCGGAGGATTGCCCACCGCCCCCAGCTCTCCCGCGACGACCCACAGCGCCCGGCCCCGCTCCGGCTTCACCTGGACGGCCAGCGACGCGGTGCCCGGCGCCGGGCCCAGGTCCAGCGACATCTCCGAGCCGCCAACCTGCACCACCAGCGCCGGCTCGCCAGAGAACTCCCGGTTCGCGCCCAGCGCGAAGCGGTAGTTGCCCGGGGAGACCTCCACGCTGTAGCCGCCATCCGGCCCGGTGACGATGGTGAGCGGTTCGCTGCGGTCCGCGTTGACGGCCTCGACCTCGAAGCCCGCCGCGGGGCTCCCGTCCGGGCGGTACACCCGGCCGCTCAAACGCGTGGCCTGCCGCAGCTTGAGCTCCACCGGTCCCCGCGCGCCCCGCTCCAACGACTGGGTGGCGCTCAACCGCCCCTTGCGCGCCGTGAGCGAGTAACGCGTCACATAGGGCGGGCTGGCCACCGTGAAGGTGCCGTCCGGCCCGGAGAGCACGGAGTCGTCACAGACGTCGCACGACACCACGGCATCTGGCACCGGCCCACCGCCCTCGTCGACCACGCGGCCCGAGACACCCGGCAGCTTCTCCAGCACCAGGTCTCCCAGGTCGGGCGAGACCGGGCGATCCACCATCATCGGCTCGTAGCCCGCCGCGTCCACCGATGCGATGACGCGGTCGCCCGCCGTGGGCAACGGCAGCTCGAAGCGGCCATCCGGTGCATTCACATCGTGCTCGTCCACGCGAAAGCGGCGCACCGGCTCACCGTCATCACCCACGACACGCCCGCGATAGACGTCGCGCTTCCTGAGCACCACTCGCACCGGAGGGCCACCCGCCTTGCCCTCGGCGCGCTCGATCTGGTCGTAGCCCGGGTGCCTCACCTCCAAGCGGTAGCCCCGGTCCGGCCGCAGCGCACGGAACTCGAAACGGCCGCTCGCGTCGGACTGCACGGGCTCCGCGCCACGGGGCACCACCACCAGCGTGGCGCCCGCTACCGGCGCGTTCTGCCCGTCCACCACCTCGCCACTGAGCGGCGCTCCGGGCCTCAGCTCCGCTTCCAGCTTCAGCGTCTGCCCATCCGTCAGCGTCACCTCCCGGCGCTCCGACGGCTGATAGTCGGGATGGGACGCCATCATCGAATACGTGCCCGCGGGCATCCCGCGCATCGGGACCATGCCATCCGAGCCGGACGGCCGGTCACTCCGGAAGATGCCTTGCTGATCAACCCACAGCACCACGTCCGCGCCTTCCACGCGGCGGCCCTCCGCGGAGACGGTCACTTCCAACGACGCGCGAGGCTCCAGTGCCAGTTGCACGTCGGTGGCCGGCGCGGTCACCTTCAGCTGGCCACCGCCCCACTCCGAGTGGTGCGCGTGGAGCTCGTAGAGCCCCGGCGTGGGCACCTGCGCGCTGAAGTGCCCTTCCGCGTCCGCCAGCGTCGACGCACCCGTGGGCTGCACCAACACGGACACGCCCGGCGCGGGCCGGCCATAGACATCCAGCACCTGCCCGCTGATGACGGTGGCGCGCTCCATCTCCAGTTCGAGCGCCGTCTCCCCTGGCGTCACCTTCGCGGGCAGCTGCGCATCACGGAAGCCCTCGGCCTGACCGGTCAGCACGTAGCTGCCCACGGCCAGGGGGCCCAGCGTCACCAACGCGCCGTTGCCACCGCGCGCCTGCCGGACAACCTCC encodes the following:
- a CDS encoding ankyrin repeat domain-containing protein; protein product: MIRKLLLGTLGLLMLGAGVLTAAWMSLRATPAPQGRLLATSEAERYLLAAARAGETDIVAGLVQAGTPVEARDARGFSPLILAAYHGHEDTVRALLSAGADACAGDNNGNTALMGAAFKGYADIVGLLNQQPCAVDQSNRFGQTALMFASLFGREEVVDQLRQQGASPDVRDGSGRSAQDWARTQEPSAPVPQAPTAPETSASAR
- a CDS encoding lysine 5,6-aminomutase subunit alpha — translated: MPGPFIEDARIANARKLADEIVNPIFDLIRRNTTVSTERTVLRFFGLSGAGARGVPLANLMVDKLKAAGVLNKGAAYWYGRALQLGAKSPLEAVERLTALPTEKLAPLSPEQEHNLREEVRAEARAALDDLKARIAQREELRKQFPMPPAPHKYVIVATGNIYDDVDQARAAAQAGADVIAVIRSTAQSLLDYVPHGATTEGYGGTYATQENFRIMREALDDESRKLKRYIQLTNYSSGLCMSEIAFCAAYEKLDMLLNDAMYGILFRDINMRRTFIDQYFSRRICALAGIIINTGEDNYITTADAYDAAHTVIASQFINECFAKRAGLKDWQLGIGHAYEIDPYREDTLLLELSQAMLVRRCFPDAPLKYMPPTKHKETDIFFSHTYDVMANLVAMWTRQGIQLLGMMTEAMHTPLLADRYVALKSAAYIHRAARGIDEEFTVREDGKIANRAREVFARAEQLLQECRDEGMVTAIGRGHFGDVKREETGGKGLDGVLEKAPDYFNPFLELLEAQ
- a CDS encoding OAM dimerization domain-containing protein translates to MVKPSKQIIRPYGDRRDDGVVQLSFTLPVPLSEKAKEAAAVFTKKMGFTDVKVAAAERAADTYTFFIVYARSSVALDYAEIDVPEVVVKKMSFDDLNAFIKEKVKRRIVVFGACTGTDTHTVGIDAILNMKGYAGDYGLERYPWFEAFNLGSQVPNEDLIKKAMARNADAILVSQVVTQRDVHKDNSRHFIEAAKAAGIHGKVQLLLGGPRVDHKLALELGFDAGFGPGTKPSDVANYIVHALLKKEGKEPKDAHYQGEPQ
- a CDS encoding PaaI family thioesterase, whose protein sequence is MEHPNPDYRQDTEDLFTSAAFVMDLGIQPVDIRPGEVEARLVVQPRHLQQDGVIHAGVQATLADHTAGAAAFSVVRKGQRVLSTSFTVHLLQTASGEELRCKARVLRAGRRLIVTESEVHAVSGGTPRLVSKTTVTLAVMEPR
- a CDS encoding catalase, whose translation is MQTRSLLLTAILFGGSAAVAATPPPLTTDTGSPVGTNQNSKTAGPRGGVLLEDFHLIEKLARFDRERIPERVVHARGTGAYGTFESYGDFSKLTRASLFSAKGKKTPMFVRFSTVIHPTGSPETLRDPRGFALKFYTDEGNWDLVGNNLPVFFIRDAIKFPDMVHSLKPSPITNKQDPNRSFDFFSHLPESTHMLTQVYSDIGIPANYRQMNGHGVHAFKFVNAKGEYKYVKFNWSSQQGVKSLTAEDAARVISEDHQHATTDLYATIGAGKFPSWELSVQVLDPKELDKFSFDPLDATKIWPEAQVPSIKLGKFTLNKMPDNFFEETEQAAFSPGVQPPGIEPSEDRLLQGRLFSYADTQRYRLGANYQSLPINRARATVSNNNEAGSMNFANTKSDVNYEPSVSRETQDAPPYLFSNAPLSGTTQQRGIEKTDPFAQAGAFYLALDAGGKDRLIKNLAADLNKVRDARVKARMVGHFFMANPDYGTRLAKAVNVKLDDAKAAVATLAAR
- a CDS encoding uracil-DNA glycosylase, translating into MIDDTPEASQDLSALLDDVRRHLLWQEEAAGRVLMIDAKAALELQRSAPSLRARFARTQGAVDAAPPARPEAPLPRPPLASPAPEHRSIGTERPSPATPAGAAGPLGVGAAAPARVPPPSTPPMRPGGMALGAAEGQPPAPRSPVAGMRVDAPPPTPRPAGALHGAANGERPTLDEIRRELGDCQRCKLCSTRKNLVFGSGNPRAELVFVGEGPGENEDLQGVPFVGAAGDLLTKMIGAMGYRRDDVYICNVVKCRPPGNRNPEPEEVAACEPFLRAQLAAIQPKVVVALGKFAAQTLLRDSTPITRLRGNWRTYEGIQLMPTFHPAYLLRSPAEKRKAWEDLQAVMKVLGKQPGSRA
- a CDS encoding alpha/beta hydrolase; the protein is MNGLLESSELLSPALESNPLGDPARRKLTVYLPPGYGADERRYPVVYFLHAFGNSGGSWTNASGFAPTVPQRLDALVESGAIPPVIGVFPDAWTSLGGSQWVNSDAIGRYRDYLTKDVVGFVDRTYRTLPKAASRAVVGHSSGGYGALVMGRYHPELFSHVGAHAADSYFEYCYLPDLPKAAAALLKAGGVEAWHAEFRARVSETKMRGDDFPVVNVLAMAAAYSPKKGEPLNVELPFDANTGRLRLDVWNRWLVHDPVRFVPKFMDAFRKLKTVYLDCGTRDEFNIRWGTRMLAEDFKNAGVERVHEEFEDGHSGVSYRFARSLSVLVPNLAQD
- a CDS encoding L-erythro-3,5-diaminohexanoate dehydrogenase; the encoded protein is MSIDLYGLSRVVGEKGVLPQRAKQLDPSLPCRESELLIDVESLNIDAASFKQIKGEVGGDAKRIGERIQEIVRERGKMQNPVTGSGGMLIGRVKELGARHPARELLKVGDRIATLVSLTLTPLVIEEVKAVHADIDRVDIRGHAILFASGIYAKLPTDMPDTLALAALDVCGAPALVARHVRPGMTVAVLGAGKSGALCLAQARRNLESRGKLLALDVSQGALDLLSGIGLCDVALKVDATQGVDVMETVSKATDGQLCDLVVNCASVGNTEMATILSVKDGGTAIFFSMATSFTAAALGAEGVGKDVTMVVGNGYVPGHAALTLDLLRTEPQLLQLFGTRYI
- the coaBC gene encoding bifunctional phosphopantothenoylcysteine decarboxylase/phosphopantothenate--cysteine ligase CoaBC produces the protein MDVTTLKGRRVVVGVGGGIAAYKACELVRELSRAGAEVRVAMTESSRQFVTPLTFQALSGHPVLTDYFDPAQEGNFGHLDLARWAEAFVVAPATADLLARIRAGMGNDAVTTSLLAFRGPVVLAPAMNVAMWDNPLTQENLAALLAYPRFSRVGPGAGMLACGDVGEGRLADVPAIVQAVAARFGAGPLAGKRVLLTAGPTREFLDPVRFISNPSTGKMGMALAHAARTQGAEVTVVLGPVGTVERGGLDVVDVVSAEDMAREVLSRVGTVDAFIATAAVSDWRPETRAPQKVKKGASTSPEALTLVRTPDVLAEASRKVAGQPKRPVLVGFAAETERVVAHAREKLERKGLDAIVANDVTAPGAGFGTDTNRVTVLTRSGAQHELQGSKYEVAQALIELLLVSPS